Proteins encoded within one genomic window of Mesorhizobium sp. AR10:
- a CDS encoding efflux RND transporter permease subunit — MTSFNLSDWAIRHRSFVVYLMVVAAIAGLWAYSSLGREEDPPFTIKTMVIKTMWPGADTNDTVEQVTDRIEKKLEELPNLDYVKSYTKPGESVVFVNLKDTVGAADVLPLWYQVRKKMDDIKSTMPSGVQGPFYNDEFGDTYSLIYALNSDGLSHRQLKDLASGLRADFLRVPDVAKVDLVGQQDEKIYLEFSTQKVAALGLDVGSLSQALQAQNALTPSGTVDAGPERIAIRVTGEFTSEDSLKAINFYANGHYFRLGDVAEVKRSYSDPAQPLFRFNGEPAIGIAIAMTSGGDALALGEHVKDKVAEMERELPAGVDLRLVADQSHVVEESVGEFTKSLGEAIAIVLAVSFLALGWRPGIVVAVAIPLVLAITFVAMQYFGISLQRISLGALIIALGLLVDDAMIAVEMMISKMEEGHDKITAATYAYTSTAFPMLTGTLVTIAGFVPVGFAQSGAGEYCFSLFAVVGIALVVSWVVAVLFTPLTGVAILPERLKSHGGHGSSRFSRGFRAMLDMSMRMKWLVLGGTAGLFALSVVAMGLVPQEFFPKSDRPEVMVDLTLPRTASLQATQATVERVETLLKADPDIDHWSFYVGQGAVRFYLPLDAQLANDFFAQAVVVTKGHAVRQAVIDRLEKALSTGFDDVMSRVTPLELGPPVGWPLKFRVSGPDAEQTRDIAQRFAQVIGANASVRNINYDWNEPAKVIKVEVDQDRARALGISSQQLSDTINSVLSGSRITQMRDRTWLVDVVARVIPEERASIDTLRTLTISTAGGHRVPLEQVARLSYQTEPPLIWRRGRLPTVTVQADVVPGADATAVVKQLEGPIARFEASLPTGYDVALGGVMEDSAKAQASIFVVFPLMLFIMMTVLMVQLMSIQRLVLVLLTAPLALIGVAGALLISGAPMGFVAILGVMSLIGMVIRNSVILISQIDQHIAGGEEPWAAVISATEHRLRPILLTAAAAILGMIPIAPTVFWGPMAYAVMGGLVVATALTLVFLPTLYVTWFRIKAPAETVAAAEPVEAIAEPQQLAA, encoded by the coding sequence ATGACTTCTTTCAACCTCTCCGACTGGGCCATCCGGCACCGCAGCTTCGTCGTGTACCTGATGGTGGTTGCGGCGATTGCCGGTCTTTGGGCATACTCCTCGCTGGGGCGGGAAGAAGACCCGCCCTTCACCATCAAGACCATGGTGATCAAGACGATGTGGCCCGGCGCCGACACCAACGACACCGTCGAGCAGGTCACCGACCGCATAGAGAAGAAGCTCGAAGAGCTTCCCAACCTCGACTACGTCAAGAGCTACACCAAGCCGGGCGAATCCGTGGTGTTCGTCAATTTGAAGGACACGGTCGGCGCCGCCGACGTGCTGCCGCTCTGGTACCAGGTCCGCAAGAAGATGGACGACATCAAGTCGACCATGCCTTCGGGCGTCCAGGGCCCCTTCTACAATGACGAGTTCGGCGACACCTATTCGCTGATCTACGCGCTGAATTCGGACGGCTTGAGCCATCGCCAGCTGAAGGATCTGGCGAGCGGGCTGCGCGCCGATTTCCTGCGCGTGCCTGACGTCGCCAAGGTCGATCTGGTCGGCCAGCAGGACGAGAAGATCTATCTGGAATTCTCGACGCAGAAGGTCGCCGCCCTTGGCCTCGATGTCGGCTCGCTGTCGCAGGCGCTGCAGGCGCAGAACGCGCTGACGCCGAGCGGCACGGTCGATGCCGGTCCCGAGCGCATCGCCATCCGCGTCACCGGCGAGTTCACCTCCGAAGACAGCCTGAAGGCGATCAATTTCTATGCCAACGGCCACTACTTCCGCCTGGGCGATGTCGCCGAGGTCAAGCGCAGCTACTCCGACCCGGCGCAGCCTCTGTTCCGCTTCAACGGCGAGCCGGCGATCGGCATCGCCATAGCGATGACATCGGGCGGCGACGCGCTGGCGCTTGGCGAGCACGTCAAGGACAAGGTCGCCGAGATGGAACGTGAATTGCCGGCCGGCGTCGACCTGCGCCTGGTCGCCGACCAGTCGCATGTGGTCGAGGAGTCCGTCGGTGAATTCACCAAGAGCCTCGGCGAAGCGATCGCCATCGTGCTCGCGGTTTCCTTCCTCGCGCTCGGCTGGCGGCCCGGCATCGTGGTGGCCGTCGCCATCCCGCTGGTGCTCGCCATCACCTTCGTGGCGATGCAGTATTTCGGCATCTCCCTGCAGCGTATCTCGCTCGGCGCGCTGATCATCGCGCTCGGCCTGCTGGTCGACGACGCCATGATCGCCGTCGAGATGATGATCTCCAAGATGGAGGAAGGGCACGACAAGATCACGGCCGCCACCTACGCCTACACATCGACGGCCTTTCCGATGCTGACGGGGACGCTGGTCACCATCGCCGGCTTCGTGCCGGTCGGCTTTGCCCAGAGCGGCGCCGGCGAATATTGCTTCTCCCTGTTTGCCGTGGTCGGTATCGCGCTGGTCGTTTCGTGGGTGGTCGCGGTGCTGTTCACGCCGCTCACCGGCGTGGCGATCCTGCCCGAGCGCCTCAAGAGCCATGGCGGCCATGGCTCTTCGCGCTTCTCGCGCGGCTTCCGCGCCATGCTCGACATGTCGATGCGGATGAAGTGGCTGGTGCTGGGCGGAACGGCTGGACTGTTTGCGCTGTCGGTCGTCGCCATGGGCCTGGTGCCGCAGGAATTCTTCCCGAAGTCGGACCGGCCGGAAGTGATGGTCGACCTGACGCTGCCACGCACCGCCTCGCTGCAGGCGACGCAAGCGACCGTCGAGCGCGTCGAGACGCTGCTGAAGGCCGATCCCGACATCGACCATTGGAGCTTCTATGTCGGCCAGGGCGCGGTGCGCTTCTACCTGCCGCTCGACGCACAGCTGGCCAACGACTTCTTTGCCCAGGCAGTCGTCGTCACCAAGGGCCATGCCGTCAGGCAAGCGGTCATCGACCGGCTGGAAAAGGCGCTGTCGACCGGCTTCGACGACGTCATGAGCCGCGTCACCCCGCTCGAGCTCGGACCGCCGGTCGGCTGGCCGCTGAAGTTCCGCGTCAGCGGACCCGACGCCGAGCAGACCCGCGACATCGCGCAGCGCTTCGCGCAGGTGATCGGCGCCAACGCCAGCGTGCGCAACATCAACTACGACTGGAACGAGCCGGCCAAGGTCATCAAGGTCGAGGTCGACCAGGACCGGGCACGTGCGCTTGGCATCTCCTCGCAGCAATTGTCCGACACCATCAACTCGGTGCTGTCCGGTTCCAGGATCACGCAGATGCGCGACCGGACCTGGCTGGTCGATGTCGTGGCGCGGGTCATTCCGGAGGAGCGGGCCAGCATCGACACGCTGCGCACGCTGACGATCAGCACGGCCGGCGGACACCGGGTGCCGCTCGAGCAGGTGGCGAGGCTGTCTTACCAGACCGAGCCGCCGCTGATCTGGCGCCGCGGCCGCCTGCCGACGGTCACCGTCCAGGCCGACGTGGTGCCAGGGGCGGATGCGACTGCGGTTGTGAAGCAGCTCGAGGGCCCGATCGCCCGGTTCGAGGCCAGCCTGCCGACCGGCTATGATGTCGCCCTTGGCGGCGTCATGGAGGACAGCGCCAAGGCGCAGGCCTCGATCTTCGTGGTGTTTCCGCTGATGCTGTTCATCATGATGACGGTGCTGATGGTGCAGCTGATGAGCATCCAGCGCCTCGTCCTGGTGCTGCTGACGGCGCCGCTGGCGTTGATCGGCGTGGCTGGCGCCCTGCTGATCTCGGGCGCGCCGATGGGCTTCGTCGCCATCCTCGGCGTGATGTCGCTGATCGGCATGGTGATCCGCAACTCAGTCATCCTGATCTCGCAGATCGACCAGCATATCGCCGGCGGCGAGGAGCCGTGGGCGGCGGTGATCAGCGCCACCGAGCACCGGCTGCGGCCGATCCTGCTGACGGCGGCGGCCGCCATCCTCGGCATGATCCCGATCGCGCCGACCGTGTTCTGGGGGCCGATGGCCTATGCGGTGATGGGCGGGCTGGTGGTGGCGACAGCGCTGACGCTGGTCTTCCTGCCGACGCTCTACGTCACCTGGTTTCGCATCAAGGCGCCGGCAGAAACCGTCGCCGCGGCCGAACCGGTCGAGGCCATCGCCGAACCGCAACAGCTGGCCGCCTGA
- a CDS encoding winged helix-turn-helix domain-containing tetratricopeptide repeat protein produces the protein MEIATVDQVFHFGGYTLDLGKGTLRHADGPAFLRPKAYAVLTLLARHMGRVVPKSEIMDEVWPGVFVTEDSLTQSIREIRKVLGDDLVRTVSKRGYMLAAEVEAAPEIGSQPIVAVLRFRNESGNPADDPIVDGFAEDIINGLARFGTVTVLARNSSFSFASFARSEWPQIRSRIGADYLVEGSVRRQGDQILAAVNLVDATNASQLWGDRYQAADSGFSAIQQDIVEEIVGRLARRVSNAGLQQASRKPVTSLAAYELVLRGVALVRDPAQTDIEGARAFFEAAVAKDPAYGLAHIYVGLTCALKGEFEESSHADLIQARDHVARGLALSPDQATGHRIQSLVRLYMREHDAAEHHLRTALELNPCDADCIEQMGLVLTMRGRPFEALGWLARAIRIDPMIPHWYHFDRSMALYMMGDYRPAAEALELATRPTPWIRTRLAACYAQLGEMDEARRQATLINEGHPDFSPIDYATKAMPFESPDDAAHLAEGIRLALGA, from the coding sequence GTGGAGATCGCCACGGTCGATCAGGTGTTTCACTTCGGCGGCTACACGCTCGACCTCGGCAAGGGCACGCTGCGCCATGCCGACGGACCGGCGTTCCTGCGGCCGAAGGCCTATGCGGTGCTGACGCTGCTTGCCCGGCACATGGGCCGAGTCGTGCCGAAGTCGGAGATCATGGATGAGGTGTGGCCGGGTGTTTTCGTCACCGAGGACTCACTGACGCAGTCGATCCGCGAAATCCGCAAGGTGCTGGGCGACGACCTCGTGCGCACGGTGTCGAAACGCGGCTACATGCTGGCGGCGGAGGTCGAGGCGGCGCCCGAAATCGGCTCGCAGCCGATCGTTGCGGTGCTGCGCTTTCGCAACGAAAGCGGCAACCCGGCCGACGATCCGATCGTCGACGGCTTTGCCGAGGATATCATCAACGGCCTGGCGCGCTTCGGCACGGTCACGGTGCTGGCCCGCAATTCCAGCTTCTCCTTCGCCTCCTTTGCGCGCTCGGAGTGGCCGCAGATCCGCTCGCGCATCGGCGCCGACTATCTCGTCGAAGGTTCGGTGCGCCGGCAGGGAGACCAGATACTGGCCGCGGTCAACCTTGTGGACGCGACCAATGCCAGCCAGCTCTGGGGCGATCGATACCAAGCCGCCGACAGCGGCTTTTCTGCCATCCAGCAGGATATCGTCGAGGAGATAGTTGGGCGCCTGGCAAGGCGGGTCAGCAATGCCGGCCTGCAGCAGGCATCGCGCAAACCGGTCACCAGCCTTGCCGCCTACGAACTGGTGCTGCGCGGCGTGGCATTGGTGCGCGACCCCGCCCAGACCGACATCGAGGGCGCGCGGGCGTTTTTCGAGGCGGCCGTCGCCAAGGATCCGGCCTACGGGCTGGCCCATATCTATGTCGGCCTGACTTGTGCGCTGAAGGGCGAATTCGAAGAGTCCAGCCACGCCGACCTGATCCAGGCGCGTGACCACGTCGCCAGGGGCCTGGCGTTGTCGCCCGATCAGGCGACCGGACATCGCATCCAGTCGCTGGTGCGCCTCTACATGCGCGAGCACGACGCGGCCGAGCATCATCTGCGAACCGCGCTCGAGCTCAATCCCTGCGATGCCGACTGCATCGAGCAGATGGGCCTTGTGCTGACCATGCGCGGGCGCCCGTTCGAGGCGCTGGGCTGGCTGGCGCGCGCCATCCGCATCGATCCGATGATCCCGCACTGGTATCATTTCGACCGCTCGATGGCGCTGTACATGATGGGCGACTACCGGCCGGCGGCGGAGGCGCTGGAACTTGCGACACGGCCGACGCCCTGGATCCGGACGCGGCTAGCCGCCTGCTACGCCCAGCTCGGCGAGATGGACGAAGCGCGCCGGCAGGCCACCCTCATCAACGAGGGCCACCCCGATTTTTCGCCGATCGACTATGCGACCAAGGCCATGCCGTTCGAGAGCCCGGACGACGCCGCGCATCTGGCGGAAGGCATCCGGCTGGCGCTTGGCGCCTAG